From one Streptomyces sp. ICC1 genomic stretch:
- a CDS encoding S1 family peptidase encodes MAAVAALAAPATAHADGGLSADRLATVGASVLRADVAGTAWHTDPATGTLVVTADSTVTASAIARIRREAGTDAAALRIERTPGKLTKLLSGGDAIYASSWRCSLGFNVRSGSTYYILTAGHCTDGAGTWWANSAHTTVVGSTVGSSFPTNDYGLIKYASNSPVPPGTVGSQDITSAVNATNGMSVTRRGSTTGTHSGKVTGLNATVNYGGGDIVYGMIRTNVCAEPGDSGGPLYSGTRAVGLTSGGSGNCSSGGTTFFQPVVEALNAYGVSVY; translated from the coding sequence ATGGCCGCCGTGGCCGCCCTCGCCGCACCCGCCACCGCGCACGCCGACGGCGGCCTCAGCGCCGACCGGCTCGCCACCGTGGGCGCCTCGGTCCTGCGCGCCGACGTGGCCGGCACCGCCTGGCACACCGACCCCGCGACGGGGACCCTCGTGGTCACCGCCGACTCCACCGTCACGGCCTCCGCCATCGCCAGGATCCGCCGCGAGGCCGGCACGGACGCGGCAGCGCTGCGCATCGAGCGGACCCCCGGCAAGCTGACCAAACTGCTCTCCGGCGGAGATGCCATCTACGCCTCCAGCTGGCGCTGTTCGCTCGGCTTCAACGTGCGCAGCGGCAGCACGTACTACATCCTGACCGCCGGCCACTGCACCGACGGCGCGGGCACCTGGTGGGCCAACTCCGCGCACACCACGGTCGTCGGGTCCACCGTCGGCTCCAGCTTCCCGACCAATGACTACGGCCTGATCAAGTACGCCAGCAACTCCCCGGTCCCGCCCGGCACCGTCGGGAGCCAGGACATCACCAGCGCCGTCAACGCCACCAACGGCATGTCCGTGACCCGGCGCGGCTCCACCACCGGAACCCACAGCGGCAAGGTGACCGGACTCAACGCCACCGTGAACTACGGCGGCGGCGACATCGTCTACGGGATGATCCGGACCAACGTCTGCGCCGAGCCCGGCGACAGCGGCGGCCCGCTCTACTCCGGGACCCGCGCCGTCGGCCTCACCTCGGGCGGCAGCGGCAACTGCTCCTCGGGCGGCACCACGTTCTTCCAGCCCGTCGTCGAGGCGCTCAACGCCTACGGGGTCAGCGTCTACTAG
- a CDS encoding DUF4231 domain-containing protein: MTFRNEDLPALFHHTDQAAISRQRESTQATRAQLVLLVAAAVAASLSEGPRVGGVYLFGLLSALAYAGVLGVGVRATRRRARPQWQLNRSAAEFIKSLAWRFAVHGAPFGSDASGPEATYRTRLEAGLDELRKMGWEDPRTAGLVPEGGEITGAMHRLRGLGYQVRRETYVRDRLIEQRNWYQRKTEVSRRATSLWSWSIVLLTCLALLFALIGAFGSGPGPKLTGLLSAAAAAGIAWNEVRRHHPLIEAHTLIEQDLSAMMVVMQTTITESQWPSAVYETERYVSPQHTDWLARHSS; encoded by the coding sequence ATGACCTTTCGCAACGAGGACCTGCCGGCCCTCTTCCACCACACCGACCAGGCGGCGATATCCCGTCAGCGGGAGTCCACCCAGGCCACCCGCGCCCAGCTGGTGCTGCTCGTCGCGGCGGCCGTGGCCGCCTCCCTGTCCGAGGGGCCGCGGGTGGGCGGGGTGTACCTGTTCGGGCTGCTGAGCGCGCTCGCCTACGCCGGGGTGCTGGGCGTGGGCGTACGGGCGACCCGGCGCCGGGCCCGCCCGCAGTGGCAGCTCAACCGCAGCGCCGCCGAGTTCATCAAATCGCTGGCCTGGCGGTTCGCCGTGCACGGCGCGCCCTTCGGCAGCGATGCCTCCGGACCGGAGGCCACGTACCGGACCCGGCTGGAGGCGGGGCTGGACGAGCTGCGGAAGATGGGCTGGGAGGATCCGCGCACGGCCGGACTGGTGCCGGAGGGCGGGGAGATCACCGGCGCGATGCACCGGCTGCGGGGGCTGGGCTACCAGGTCCGCAGGGAGACCTATGTCCGGGACCGGCTGATCGAGCAGCGCAACTGGTACCAGCGCAAGACGGAGGTGTCCCGGCGGGCGACGAGCCTGTGGTCGTGGTCGATCGTGCTGCTGACGTGCCTGGCGCTGCTGTTCGCGCTGATCGGGGCGTTCGGTTCGGGTCCCGGCCCGAAGCTGACCGGGCTGCTGAGCGCGGCGGCGGCGGCCGGGATCGCCTGGAACGAGGTGCGGCGCCACCATCCGCTGATCGAGGCGCACACCCTGATCGAGCAGGACCTCTCCGCGATGATGGTCGTGATGCAGACGACCATCACCGAGTCGCAGTGGCCGTCCGCGGTGTACGAGACCGAGCGGTACGTCTCCCCGCAGCACACGGACTGGCTGGCGCGGCACAGCAGTTGA
- the fxsT gene encoding FxSxx-COOH system tetratricopeptide repeat protein, whose translation MTASRDSQNSRDGQREGRIVTFYSYKGGTGRTMALANTAWILAANGKRVLAVDWDLEAPGLHRFFHPFLDPSTLGATTGVIDLISEYAWAATSPVQRPDDWHKDYARIQPHAVSLTPETLGWEFPDGGTLDFVSAGRQNREYSATVSTFDWDNFYDRLGGGLFFDALRADMKRNYDYVLIDSRTGLSDIADICTVHLPDVLVDCFTLSDQSIDGAASVARQIDERFNDRGIKIYPVPMRIDEGEKEKADAGRALARIKFDRFPNGLIGDELTSYWGAVEIPYRPYYAYEETLATFGDEAGLTNSLLSAFERLTAVVTEGEIVSMPAIAEEPRMRIRDAFTRRRPALPADLFLSYVAENRMWADWIESVLTRAGFRVVPKDVSAERAPGTSSGDTIGGAGISVDTAARTVVLLSSAYLKSARAVDVWNRAASEDPTGGRRQLVPLRVGDVRLATPYIDRNPVDLFRLDEVHATTALLRAVERPMALPDSVASASAPGPRFPGTVPKIWNAPPRNPGFTGRSIVLERMRDQLGGGMAVVLPQPQTLFGLGGVGKTQVALEYVHRFMADYDLVWWISAEQTDDVVAALAELAVRLGAQTGEDMSAASQEAIDLLRRGVPTSRWLLVFDNADDPETLKRFFPPGGPGHVLVTSRNQSWSQYGDALPVDVFLREESIEHLQRRAPGLSKDDAEQVAVAVGDLPLAVEQAGAWIAETATPVSAYIEQLAEQAARVLGLNQPPGYPEPVAATWNVSIERLQSRSPAAVRLLQLCAFFAPEPISANLLYSKAMINALKPYDSSLQEKLMLGRVIREIGRFAMAKVDQVGNSIQVHRLVQAVIRAQLTEEEQREARHAVHQILAGARPDDDEPIDNPETWPRFNTIWPHLTPSEARFCKEPETRRLLIDRVRYLWKRGDFKAAYALGEELRETWRETLGGDDLQYLYLRFHLSNILRSQGRFVEAKELGEVTLERQRTVLGPSHPHTYMTTSGLAMDLGALGQYGEAMELATAAHEGFSQIFHEAHPRTLAAANNLALNLRMVGQYARAREIDQEVFDRRTEVLGADHPYTLSSAQNLARDLREVGRYDDSVQLLSRTYDIYKRTLGRAFPGTLSAAKNLAVSLRRAGDVDDALRLTTATRNRYRAKYTSVNPDLLACELNLASDLFATGDPGAARSLAQEVVEEFMKVPGERHPYTLAAVNNLAVFHWGTGAAETAEAMLRQTIQHMRVVLGDNHPHTIFANLNLANARADLGDPEGALELERISVMRLREALGVHHPETLASSSNMAVSLDMMGRKEEANRVRAESVAELTRLLGEDHGLTRYARDERRVHRDLEPLAV comes from the coding sequence ATGACAGCGAGTCGTGACAGCCAGAACAGCCGTGACGGACAGCGCGAGGGGCGCATCGTCACCTTCTACTCGTACAAGGGCGGCACGGGCCGCACGATGGCGCTGGCCAACACCGCGTGGATCCTCGCCGCCAACGGCAAACGGGTCCTCGCCGTCGACTGGGACCTCGAGGCCCCCGGCCTGCACCGCTTCTTCCACCCCTTCCTGGACCCCTCCACCCTCGGCGCCACCACCGGGGTGATCGACCTGATCAGCGAGTACGCCTGGGCGGCCACCAGCCCGGTGCAGCGCCCCGACGACTGGCACAAGGACTACGCGCGGATCCAGCCGCACGCCGTCTCGCTCACCCCCGAGACCCTCGGCTGGGAGTTCCCCGACGGCGGCACCCTCGACTTCGTCTCGGCGGGCCGGCAGAACCGCGAGTACTCGGCGACCGTCTCCACCTTCGACTGGGACAACTTCTACGACCGGCTCGGCGGCGGGCTCTTCTTCGACGCCTTACGCGCCGACATGAAGCGCAACTACGACTACGTCCTGATCGACAGCCGCACCGGCCTCTCCGACATAGCCGACATCTGCACCGTCCACCTCCCCGACGTCCTGGTCGACTGCTTCACCCTCTCCGACCAGTCCATCGACGGCGCCGCCTCGGTGGCCCGGCAGATCGACGAGCGGTTCAACGACCGCGGCATCAAGATCTACCCGGTCCCCATGCGCATCGACGAGGGCGAGAAGGAGAAGGCGGACGCCGGCCGCGCGCTGGCCCGGATCAAGTTCGACCGCTTCCCCAACGGCCTGATCGGGGACGAGCTCACCTCCTACTGGGGCGCGGTGGAGATCCCGTACCGCCCCTACTACGCCTACGAGGAGACCCTGGCCACCTTCGGGGACGAGGCCGGGCTCACCAACTCCCTGCTCTCCGCCTTCGAACGGCTCACCGCCGTGGTCACCGAGGGCGAGATCGTCTCCATGCCGGCCATCGCCGAAGAGCCCCGGATGCGGATCCGGGACGCCTTCACGCGGCGCCGCCCGGCCCTGCCCGCCGACCTCTTCCTGTCCTACGTCGCCGAGAACCGGATGTGGGCCGACTGGATCGAATCGGTGCTCACCCGGGCCGGCTTCCGGGTCGTGCCCAAGGACGTCTCCGCGGAGCGGGCCCCGGGAACCTCCTCCGGGGACACCATCGGCGGGGCGGGCATCAGCGTCGACACTGCGGCCCGGACCGTGGTGCTGCTCTCCAGCGCCTACCTCAAGTCCGCCCGGGCCGTGGACGTGTGGAACCGGGCCGCCTCCGAGGACCCGACGGGGGGCCGGCGCCAGCTGGTGCCGCTGCGGGTGGGCGACGTACGGCTCGCCACGCCCTACATCGACCGCAACCCGGTGGACCTCTTCCGGCTCGACGAGGTCCACGCGACCACCGCGCTGCTGCGGGCGGTCGAGCGGCCGATGGCCCTGCCCGACAGCGTGGCCAGCGCCTCCGCGCCGGGGCCCCGGTTCCCCGGGACCGTTCCGAAGATCTGGAACGCGCCGCCCCGCAACCCCGGCTTCACCGGCCGCTCCATCGTGCTGGAGCGGATGCGCGACCAGCTCGGCGGCGGGATGGCCGTGGTGCTGCCCCAGCCGCAGACCCTGTTCGGGCTCGGCGGCGTGGGCAAGACTCAGGTGGCGCTCGAGTACGTGCACCGGTTCATGGCCGACTACGACCTGGTGTGGTGGATCTCCGCCGAGCAGACCGACGACGTGGTCGCGGCCCTCGCGGAACTGGCCGTACGCCTGGGCGCGCAGACCGGCGAGGACATGTCGGCCGCCTCCCAGGAGGCCATCGACCTGCTGCGGCGCGGGGTGCCCACCTCGCGCTGGCTGCTGGTCTTCGACAACGCCGACGACCCCGAGACGCTCAAGCGGTTCTTCCCGCCGGGCGGGCCGGGGCACGTGCTCGTCACCTCCCGCAACCAGTCCTGGTCCCAGTACGGGGACGCCCTCCCGGTGGACGTGTTCCTGCGCGAGGAGTCCATCGAGCACCTCCAGCGCCGGGCCCCGGGGCTCAGCAAGGACGACGCCGAGCAGGTGGCCGTCGCGGTCGGCGACCTGCCGCTGGCCGTCGAGCAGGCGGGCGCCTGGATCGCGGAGACCGCGACCCCGGTCTCCGCGTACATCGAGCAGCTGGCCGAGCAGGCCGCCCGCGTGCTGGGGCTGAACCAGCCCCCCGGCTACCCGGAGCCGGTGGCCGCCACCTGGAACGTGTCCATCGAGCGGCTGCAGTCGCGCTCCCCCGCCGCCGTGCGGCTGCTGCAGCTGTGCGCCTTCTTCGCGCCGGAGCCGATATCGGCGAACCTGCTCTACAGCAAGGCGATGATCAACGCGCTGAAGCCGTACGACTCCTCGCTCCAGGAGAAGCTGATGCTGGGCCGGGTGATCCGGGAGATCGGCCGGTTCGCCATGGCCAAGGTCGACCAGGTCGGCAACAGCATCCAGGTCCACCGGCTGGTCCAGGCCGTGATCCGGGCGCAGTTGACCGAGGAGGAGCAGCGCGAGGCCCGGCACGCCGTGCACCAGATCCTGGCGGGGGCCCGCCCCGATGACGACGAGCCGATAGACAACCCCGAGACCTGGCCCCGGTTCAACACCATCTGGCCGCACCTGACCCCCTCGGAGGCCCGGTTCTGCAAGGAGCCGGAGACCCGCCGGCTGCTCATCGACCGCGTGCGGTACCTGTGGAAGCGCGGTGACTTCAAGGCCGCCTACGCGCTGGGCGAGGAGCTGCGCGAGACCTGGCGCGAGACCCTGGGCGGCGACGATCTGCAGTACCTGTACCTGCGCTTCCACCTGTCCAACATCCTGCGCTCGCAGGGCCGGTTCGTGGAGGCGAAGGAGCTGGGCGAGGTCACGCTGGAACGGCAGCGGACGGTGCTGGGCCCCTCGCACCCGCACACGTACATGACCACGAGCGGGCTGGCGATGGACCTGGGCGCGCTCGGCCAGTACGGCGAGGCGATGGAGCTGGCGACGGCCGCGCACGAGGGCTTCAGCCAGATATTCCACGAGGCGCACCCCCGCACCCTGGCCGCCGCGAACAACCTGGCGCTGAACCTGCGCATGGTCGGCCAGTACGCGCGCGCCAGGGAGATCGACCAGGAGGTCTTCGACCGGCGCACCGAGGTGCTGGGGGCGGACCACCCGTACACCCTGTCCTCGGCCCAGAACCTGGCGCGGGACCTGCGCGAGGTCGGCCGGTACGACGATTCGGTGCAGCTGCTGAGCCGGACGTACGACATCTACAAGCGGACGCTGGGCCGGGCCTTCCCGGGCACCCTGTCGGCCGCGAAGAACCTGGCGGTCTCGCTGCGCCGGGCCGGCGACGTGGACGACGCGCTGCGGCTGACGACCGCGACCCGCAACCGCTACCGGGCCAAGTACACCTCGGTCAACCCCGACCTGCTGGCCTGCGAACTGAACCTGGCTTCCGACCTGTTCGCGACCGGGGACCCGGGCGCGGCGCGGAGCCTGGCGCAGGAGGTGGTGGAGGAGTTCATGAAGGTGCCGGGCGAGCGGCACCCGTACACCCTGGCCGCGGTCAACAACCTCGCGGTGTTCCACTGGGGCACGGGTGCGGCGGAGACGGCGGAGGCGATGCTCCGCCAGACGATCCAGCACATGCGCGTGGTGCTCGGGGACAACCACCCGCACACCATCTTCGCCAACCTCAACCTGGCCAACGCCCGGGCCGACCTGGGCGATCCGGAGGGCGCGCTGGAGCTGGAGCGGATCTCGGTGATGCGGCTGCGCGAGGCGCTGGGCGTCCACCATCCGGAGACGCTGGCGAGCTCCTCCAACATGGCGGTCAGCCTGGACATGATGGGCCGCAAGGAAGAGGCGAACCGGGTACGGGCCGAGTCGGTGGCCGAGTTGACCCGGCTGCTCGGGGAGGACCACGGCCTGACCCGGTACGCGCGTGACGAGCGGCGGGTCCACCGAGACCTGGAGCCGCTGGCGGTGTGA
- the fxsB gene encoding radical SAM/SPASM protein FxsB, inactivated metallohydrolase extension form — protein MTGLIAFREIVLKVHSRCDLACDHCYVYEHADQSWRARPKVISPEAISQTASRLAEHAKAHALPSVTVILHGGEPLLAGPARLRLVCEEFTRALDGVAALDLRIHTNGLQLSARYLDLFAQYGVSVSVSLDGDRAANDRHRRFADGRTSHPLVLAAVDLLRTEPYRHLYQGLLCTVDVANDPVAVLDALVELAPPRVDFLLPHATWQTPPVRPDGAPDTYARWLLRIFDHWERRERPVPVRLFDSLFSTLRGGPSLTESLGLAPTDLVVVETDGSLEQVDSLKSAFEGAAATGFNVFDHAFDLVASHPGVRARQLGLAGVSDTCRRCPVVRSCGGGLYTHRYKADPADPAGGGDFDHPSVYCTDLRELVDGVAGRTSLRASAPELSDPAELAASQEQLTRDLLALLNDGRTGDPEWERAWRVLGAVERSGDAGADALDAVLAHPFTRTWVMAALDAAREGRGDGPGAARRLTALAAAAVLRGGLGLPAEVAYRDGEVYLPTLGLLRLGEPGTDGRAALYATDEGYAVREEGRREHRFGPAAGDARWQPVRTWSPGPDAAPVALEDLDPHRNCFARPPRLRLGAGEAEEWRERLDGAWALLHASVPDAARAAAAGLTTLTPLAGGPRAGGWGEAGRHGPGALGVPYAAGATQTALALLTGWRRARLQALTEVADLYALDGEWQHPSPWRERPVPVSRLLADVHERVAVEAYRRATATAEPGGADRINRALDRLSEAAELTNTGIRLVEELRWELKAVDA, from the coding sequence ATGACCGGCCTGATCGCATTTCGCGAGATCGTCCTGAAGGTTCACAGCAGATGCGATCTTGCTTGTGATCATTGCTATGTCTACGAACACGCAGACCAGAGCTGGCGAGCCCGGCCGAAAGTGATCTCCCCCGAGGCCATTTCACAGACCGCGTCGCGGCTCGCCGAGCACGCAAAGGCACACGCACTCCCCTCCGTCACGGTCATCCTCCACGGAGGGGAACCGCTTCTCGCCGGGCCCGCCAGGCTCCGGCTCGTGTGCGAGGAATTCACCCGCGCCCTCGACGGCGTCGCCGCCCTCGACCTGCGCATCCACACCAACGGGCTCCAGCTCAGCGCCCGTTATCTCGACCTCTTCGCGCAGTACGGCGTCAGCGTCAGCGTCTCCCTCGACGGCGACCGCGCGGCCAACGACCGCCACCGCCGCTTCGCCGACGGACGCACCAGCCACCCGCTGGTGCTGGCCGCCGTGGACCTCCTGCGCACCGAGCCCTACCGCCACCTCTACCAGGGCCTGCTCTGCACCGTCGACGTGGCCAACGACCCGGTCGCCGTGCTGGACGCCCTCGTGGAACTGGCCCCGCCGCGCGTGGACTTCCTCCTCCCCCACGCCACCTGGCAGACACCGCCCGTCCGGCCCGACGGCGCCCCCGACACCTACGCGCGCTGGCTGCTGCGGATCTTCGACCACTGGGAGCGCCGCGAGCGGCCGGTCCCCGTACGGCTCTTCGACTCGCTGTTCTCGACCCTGCGCGGCGGGCCCAGCCTCACCGAGTCCCTGGGCCTGGCGCCCACCGACCTCGTCGTGGTCGAGACCGACGGCTCCCTCGAGCAGGTCGACTCCCTCAAGAGCGCCTTCGAGGGCGCGGCCGCCACCGGGTTCAACGTCTTCGACCACGCCTTCGACCTGGTCGCCTCCCATCCCGGGGTCCGCGCCCGACAGCTGGGCCTGGCGGGAGTCAGCGACACGTGCCGCCGGTGCCCCGTCGTACGTTCGTGCGGCGGCGGGCTCTACACGCACCGCTACAAGGCCGATCCGGCGGATCCCGCGGGCGGCGGGGACTTCGACCACCCCTCCGTCTACTGCACCGATCTGCGCGAGCTCGTCGACGGCGTGGCGGGCCGTACGAGCCTGCGCGCGAGCGCGCCCGAGCTCTCCGACCCGGCCGAGCTCGCCGCCTCCCAGGAGCAGCTGACCCGGGACCTGCTCGCCCTGTTGAACGACGGCCGGACGGGTGATCCCGAGTGGGAGCGCGCCTGGCGGGTGCTGGGCGCCGTGGAGCGGTCCGGGGACGCCGGCGCGGACGCGCTGGACGCCGTACTGGCCCACCCCTTCACCCGGACCTGGGTCATGGCCGCCCTCGACGCCGCGCGCGAGGGCCGCGGCGACGGCCCCGGGGCCGCCCGCCGGCTGACCGCGCTCGCCGCCGCCGCCGTCCTGCGCGGCGGGCTCGGCCTGCCCGCGGAGGTCGCCTACCGGGACGGCGAGGTGTACCTGCCGACGCTCGGGCTGCTGCGCCTGGGCGAACCGGGCACCGACGGCCGGGCCGCGCTGTACGCCACGGACGAGGGGTACGCCGTCCGGGAGGAGGGCCGGCGCGAGCACCGCTTCGGGCCCGCCGCGGGGGACGCCCGCTGGCAGCCCGTACGGACCTGGTCGCCCGGGCCCGACGCGGCCCCGGTGGCCCTGGAGGACTTGGACCCCCACCGCAACTGCTTCGCCCGCCCGCCCCGGCTGCGCCTGGGCGCCGGGGAGGCCGAGGAGTGGCGGGAGCGCCTCGACGGGGCCTGGGCGCTGCTGCACGCCTCGGTGCCGGACGCCGCGCGGGCGGCCGCCGCCGGGCTGACCACGCTGACCCCGCTCGCGGGCGGTCCCCGGGCCGGCGGCTGGGGCGAGGCCGGGCGGCACGGGCCCGGCGCCCTCGGAGTGCCGTACGCGGCGGGGGCGACGCAGACCGCGCTCGCGCTGCTGACGGGCTGGCGCCGGGCCCGGCTGCAGGCGCTGACCGAGGTGGCCGACCTGTACGCGCTGGACGGGGAGTGGCAGCACCCCTCGCCGTGGCGGGAGCGTCCGGTGCCGGTGTCCCGGCTGCTGGCCGACGTACACGAGCGGGTGGCCGTGGAGGCCTACCGGCGGGCGACGGCGACCGCCGAGCCCGGCGGGGCGGACCGGATCAACCGGGCGCTGGACCGGCTGTCGGAGGCGGCGGAGCTGACGAACACCGGGATCCGGCTCGTGGAGGAACTGCGCTGGGAGCTCAAGGCGGTCGACGCGTGA
- a CDS encoding TIR-like protein FxsC: protein MFLRSHLRDGGRVPASVQPYFFLSYAHTPRFGAGGPDPDMWVERLFRDLCSHVMALTNLPAGAEAGFMDREIRSGEGWSERLGAALATCRVFVPLFSPRYFASEMCGKEWFAFAQRAIQHEALSNQPAEAIVPALWVPVPPSQLPLPAERLQFNHNTFGERYVTDGLYGLIKLRGYAEQYESAVYELAKRIVRVAETVRLDPIRPLDYRLVPSAFGSPSSTARTLHVTVAAASRHDLPEGRSPEYYGDNALEWNPYHPVSQRPIAYVAEDLVRNLNYQTTVGSFDDEAGHFDSKQPPTRPEILIVDRWAVEDEQRRTRLAAFDQESRPWINVVVPWNRYDHQSRAKESELAHRLEETMPVKMSQGRAACRAAANGVANMETLGQILPQVVEAAAQQFLRHAQVYPPAGSPAGGADRPRLLGPMGMNGPPATPRAPFPPNAAGAGDAAGAGDPGGAGSAADGTADGAADGADDNDDNDRGDADDSES from the coding sequence ATGTTTCTTCGCTCGCATCTTCGGGACGGGGGTCGTGTGCCCGCATCAGTTCAGCCGTATTTTTTTCTCAGTTATGCGCATACACCGAGGTTCGGGGCGGGAGGACCCGATCCCGACATGTGGGTGGAGCGGCTTTTCCGCGACCTCTGCAGCCATGTCATGGCGCTCACGAATCTGCCCGCGGGAGCCGAGGCCGGTTTCATGGACCGGGAGATACGCAGCGGTGAGGGCTGGTCGGAGCGGCTCGGGGCGGCACTCGCCACCTGCCGGGTCTTCGTCCCCCTGTTCTCACCGCGCTACTTCGCCAGCGAGATGTGCGGGAAGGAGTGGTTCGCCTTCGCGCAGCGCGCCATCCAGCACGAGGCGCTGAGCAACCAGCCCGCCGAGGCCATCGTGCCCGCCTTATGGGTGCCGGTCCCGCCCTCCCAGCTGCCGCTCCCCGCCGAGCGGCTGCAGTTCAACCACAACACCTTCGGGGAGCGGTACGTCACCGACGGGCTGTACGGGCTGATCAAACTGCGCGGGTACGCCGAGCAGTACGAGAGCGCCGTGTACGAGCTCGCCAAGCGGATCGTCCGCGTCGCCGAGACGGTCCGGCTCGATCCGATCCGCCCGCTGGACTACCGCCTGGTGCCGAGCGCCTTCGGCTCCCCCAGCAGCACCGCGCGCACCCTGCACGTCACCGTGGCCGCCGCCTCCCGGCACGATCTGCCGGAGGGCCGCAGCCCCGAGTATTACGGGGACAACGCGCTCGAGTGGAACCCGTACCACCCGGTGTCCCAGAGACCCATCGCCTACGTGGCCGAGGACCTGGTCAGGAACCTCAACTACCAGACGACCGTGGGCTCGTTCGACGACGAGGCCGGGCACTTCGACTCCAAGCAGCCGCCGACCCGGCCCGAGATCCTCATCGTCGACCGGTGGGCCGTCGAGGACGAACAGCGCAGGACGCGCCTGGCCGCCTTCGACCAGGAGTCCCGGCCGTGGATCAACGTGGTCGTGCCGTGGAACCGCTACGACCACCAGAGCCGCGCGAAGGAGAGCGAGTTGGCCCACCGGCTGGAAGAGACCATGCCCGTCAAGATGAGCCAGGGGCGGGCCGCCTGCCGGGCCGCCGCCAACGGCGTGGCCAACATGGAGACGCTCGGCCAGATCCTGCCGCAGGTGGTGGAGGCGGCCGCCCAGCAGTTCCTCAGACACGCACAGGTCTATCCGCCCGCCGGCAGCCCCGCCGGGGGCGCCGACCGGCCCCGGCTGCTCGGGCCGATGGGGATGAACGGGCCGCCGGCCACCCCGCGCGCCCCCTTCCCGCCGAACGCGGCGGGCGCGGGCGACGCGGCCGGGGCGGGCGACCCGGGAGGCGCGGGCAGCGCCGCCGACGGGACCGCTGACGGGGCTGCTGACGGGGCCGACGACAACGACGACAACGACCGGGGGGACGCGGATGACAGCGAGTCGTGA
- a CDS encoding AAC(3) family N-acetyltransferase — protein MSPPPEEAAAQLRRLGVRPGTRLMAHAALGGTGLRAEALRGVLLGVLGPRGALAVPAFTPENSKTSGAHLERISGLSQEEVRAFRERMPAFDPERTPSHGMGALAEAVRTAPGAARSGHPQTSFAAVGEGSAELCAGHPLTSHLGEESPLGKMCGEGWKVLMINVGFSVCTAFHLAEYRIPKPPLRMYECVVKVNLPGPVGGRPGRHGEKSKGEGWTAYEDVALDDSDFAEIGRSFPEDRVNRGWVGRAPAMLFSLPDAVDHALEWMTENRR, from the coding sequence GTGAGCCCGCCCCCGGAGGAGGCCGCCGCCCAACTGCGCCGGCTGGGCGTCCGCCCCGGCACGCGCCTCATGGCGCACGCCGCCCTCGGGGGCACCGGGCTGCGTGCCGAGGCCCTGCGGGGCGTCCTGCTCGGCGTCCTCGGCCCGCGGGGCGCCCTGGCGGTGCCGGCCTTCACCCCGGAGAACTCCAAGACCTCCGGCGCGCACCTGGAGCGGATCTCGGGCCTCTCTCAAGAGGAGGTGCGCGCCTTCCGCGAGCGGATGCCCGCCTTCGACCCGGAGCGCACCCCGAGCCACGGCATGGGCGCCCTCGCCGAGGCGGTCCGCACCGCGCCGGGAGCCGCGCGCAGCGGGCATCCCCAGACCTCTTTCGCGGCGGTCGGCGAGGGTTCCGCGGAACTGTGCGCGGGGCACCCTCTGACCAGCCATTTGGGCGAGGAATCACCCTTGGGAAAGATGTGCGGCGAGGGATGGAAGGTACTCATGATCAATGTGGGTTTTTCCGTCTGCACTGCCTTCCATCTCGCGGAGTATCGAATTCCGAAGCCCCCCTTGCGCATGTACGAGTGTGTGGTGAAGGTGAACCTTCCGGGGCCCGTCGGGGGGCGTCCCGGTCGGCACGGGGAGAAGTCGAAGGGTGAAGGGTGGACCGCGTACGAGGACGTCGCGCTGGATGACAGCGATTTCGCCGAGATCGGCAGGTCGTTCCCGGAAGACCGGGTAAACAGGGGGTGGGTGGGAAGAGCGCCGGCCATGCTCTTCTCCCTTCCGGATGCCGTCGATCACGCGCTTGAATGGATGACCGAAAACAGACGCTGA